In a genomic window of Phyllostomus discolor isolate MPI-MPIP mPhyDis1 chromosome 5, mPhyDis1.pri.v3, whole genome shotgun sequence:
- the SEC31B gene encoding protein transport protein Sec31B isoform X2, whose translation MKLKELERPAVQVWSPASQYPVYLATGTSAQQLDASFSTNGTLEIFEVDFRDSSLDLKRQGVLSASSRFHKLIWGSFGSGLLEGSGVIAGGGDNGMLTLYNVTHILSSGKEPVIAQRQKHTGAVRALDFNPFQGNLLASGANNSEIFIWDLNNLSVPMTPGSKSQYREPPEDIKALSWNRQVQHILSSAHPSGKAVVWDLRKNEPIIKVSDHSNRMHCSGLAWHPDIATQLVLCSEDDRLPVIQLWDLRFASSPLKVLESHSRGILSVSWSQADAELLLSSAKDNQVLCWNLGSSEVVYRLPTQSSWCFDVQWCPREPPVFSAASFDGWISLYSVMGRSWEVQQMRQADKISSSFSRGQPLPPLQVPEQVAQASLIPPLKKAPKWMRRPAGVSFAFGGKLVTFGLPSTSAHQVPQPCLHLVFISQVTTESEFLMRSAKLQEALGSGNLLSYCQDKIQRASQQSEKMLWQFLTVTLEQDSRMKFLKLLGYSKDELQKKVAAWLKSNSGLGESPQPKGDDLSSRRQQAFHSQASRHSTEEASASSTFFDELVPQNMTPWEISITEDADGLLSQALLLGELGPAVELCLKEERFADAIILAQAGGADLLKKTQERYLAKKKTRISLLLACVIRKNWRDMVCSCSLQNWREALALLLTYSGPEKFPELCDMLGARMEQEGSRALTSEARLCYVCSGNVERLVECWAKSRQASSPMALQDLMEKVMVLNKSLELMQGPAGVSPGPATTYRVTQYANLLAAQGNLATAMSYLPSDCAQPQIQQLRDRLFHAQGADVMGQQSPPFPFPRVIVGPTPHSKETSSCKLGFQPSHQVPTLSTRPRIFTPQSSLVMPLALSCPGPYQGSRMQNVRDYRAPEPQVAQPLTLGPGVRPALPQPQLLREQRAQAPNPVGFPATWPLPGPPPPTAPSGVMQPGSACLPEAARLLPFLPVRPPGLGPMSSQAPAPPVSFPAAHLPWGPGAPCSSTIQTAGILTPQPGPQEPLTNAPAPRANLQRRQVPETVMSPAPITAPVMSLTSEPLGILSSQAPVPGAGRAAPGAPGELGLQPQPPEKMDRKDLPPEHQCLKTSFEALLQRCFQSATDLKTRRKLEEAAQRLECLYEKLCEGTLSPHVLAGLHEVARCADAGSFEQGLAVHAQVVGCSRFSEVSSFMPVLKAVLTIAHKLHV comes from the exons ATGAAGCTGAAGGAACTTGAGAGGCCTGCTGTCCAAGTGTGGAGCCCCGCCAGCCAGTACCCTGTATATCTGGCTACAG GAACATCTGCCCAGCAGCTAGATGCCTCCTTTAGCACAAATGGCACATTGGAAATCTTTGAGGTTGATTTCAGGGACTCTTCTTTGGACTTGAAACGCCAGGGAGTCCTTTCTGCCTCAAGCAG GTTTCACAAGCTGATCTGGGGGAGCTTTGGCAGTGGGCTTCTGGAAGGCTCCGGGGTTATTGCAGGCGGCGGGGACAATGGCATGCTTACTCTATACAATGTGACCCACATCCTGTCTTCGGGGAAGGAGCCTGTGATTGCCCAGAGACAGAAGCACACAGGGGCTGTCAGAGCCCTTGACTTTAATCCTTTCCAG GGCAACCTCCTGGCCTCAGGCGCCAATAATTCTGAAATCTTCATTTGGGATTTGAATAACCTGAGCGTGCCAATGACCCCAGGATCCAAGTCACAG TATCGTGAG CCCCCAGAAGACATCAAGGCACTCTCTTGGAACCGGCAAGTTCAACATATTTTGTCTTCTGCTCACCCCAGCGGCAAGGCAGTTGTGTGGGATCTCAGGAAGAATGAACCTATCATCAAAGTCAGTGATCACAGCAACAGG ATGCACTGCTCAGGCCTGGCCTGGCACCCAGACATAGCCACTCAGTTGGTGCTATGTTCAGAAGATGACCGCCTCCCAGTGATTCAGCTGTGGGACTTGCGCTTTGCCTCCTCACCCCTGAAGGTGCTGGAGAGCCATAGCAG GGGTATCTTGTCAGTGTCATGGAGCCAGGCTGACGCTGAGCTGCTGCTCAGTAGTGCCAAGGACAACCAGGTGTTGTGCTGGAACCTGGGGAGCAGCGAG GTGGTGTACAGGCTGCCCACACAGAGCAGCTGGTGCTTTGATGTGCAGTGGTGCCCCCGGGAGCCCCCAGTGTTCTCTGCTGCCTCCTTTGACGGCTGGATCAGTTTGTACTCTGTCATGGGTAGGAGCTGGGAGGTCCAGCAGATGAGACAGGCTGACAAG atctcttcttccttcagcaGAGGCCAGCCTCTCCCACCACTGCAGGTGCCCGAGCAGGTGGCCCAAGCATCACTGATACCTCCTCTGAAAAAAGCTCCCAAATGGATGAGAAGGCCAGCAGGCGTTTCATTTGCT TTTGGGGGGAAGCTGGTTACCTTTGGCCTTCCTAGCACCTCTGCCCATCAGGTGCCACAGCCTTGCCTCCATCTCGTCTTCATCAGTCAAGTCACCACAGAATCTGAATTCCTGATGCGGTCAGCCAAGCTGCAGGAGGCCCTGGGATCTGGAAATCTCCTCAGTTATTGTCAAGACAAGATCCAGCGAGCGTCACAGCAAAGTGAAAAGATGCTTTGGCAGTTCCTAACG GTGACCTTGGAGCAAGACTCCAGAATGAAATTCCTAAAGCTGTTAGGATACAGTAAAGATGAGCTTCAGAAGAAG GTGGCCGCTTGGTTGAAGAGCAACTCAGGGCTGGGTGAGAGCCCTCAGCCCAAGGGGGACGACCTCAGCAGTCGCAGACAACAGGCCTTCCACAGCCAG GCCTCCAGACACAGCACAGAGGAAGCCTCTGCCTCCTCAACCTTCTTTGATGAGCTGGTCCCTCAGAACATGACTCCATGGGAGATCTCCATCACAGAAG ATGCGGATGGGCTGCTGAGCCAGGCTCTCCTGCTCGGCGAACTGGGCCCTGCTGTGGAGCTGTGTCTGAAGGAAGAACGCTTTGCCGATGCCATTATCTtggcccaggctgggggtgcAGATCTactgaagaaaacacaggaacGCTACTTGGCCAAGAAGAAAACCAGAATCTCCTTG CTGCTCGCCTGTGTTATACGGAAGAACTGGAGGGATATGGTGTGCTCCTGTAGCCTGCAGAACTGGAGAGAGGCACTGGCCTTGCTGCTGACATACTCAGGGCCAGAGAAATTTCCCGAGCTCTGTG ACATGCTGGGTGCTCGCATGGagcaggagggcagcagggcacTCACCTCCGAAGCCAGACTCTGTTATGTGTGCTCAGGGAATGTGGAGCGGCTGGTGGAGTGCTGGGCAAAATCCCGCCAGGCTTCATCCCCCATGGCTCTACAG GACTTGATGGAGAAGGTGATGGTCCTAAACAAGAGCCTGGAGCTAATGCAGGGTCCTGCTGGCGTGAGCCCAGGCCCTGCCACCACCTACCGGGTCACTCAGTATGCCAACCTCCTGGCAGCCCAGGGCAACCTGGCCACTGCCATGAGCTACCTACCCAGCGACTGTGCTCAG CCACAGATTCAGCAGCTGAGAGATCGGCTTTTTCATGCCCAGGGTGCTGATGTCATGGGCCAACagtctcctcctttcccctttccccgaGTCATTGTGGGACCTACCCCCCACTCTAAAGAGACATCGTCTTGCAAATTGGGATTCCAGCCTTCTCACCAG gTTCCCACTCTATCTACAAGGCCAAGGATTTTCACACCTCAGTCATCACTAGTGATGCCCCTGGCACTGTCCTGTCCTGGCCCTTATCAAGGCTCCAGAATGCAGAATGTACGAGACTACAGGGCACCTGAGCCCCAGGTAGCCCAGCCTTTAACCCTGGGCCCTGGGGTAAGGCctg CTTTACCTCAGCCACAGCTGTTAAGAGAGCAGAGGGCACAAGCTCCTAACCCCGTGGGATTCCCTGCAACGTGGCCTCTTCCTGGGCCCCCTCCGCCCACGGCACCCTCTGGAGTCATGCagcctggctctgcctgcctgcctgaggCTGCTCGActgctccctttccttcctgtgaGACCCCCAGGTCTCGGCCCTATgagctcccaggccccagcccctcctgtcaGCTTCCCTGCAGCACACCTTCCGTGGGGACCAGGTGCTCCGTGCTCTAGCACCATCCAGACCGCTGGCATCTTGACCCCTCAGCCAG GACCTCAAGAGCCCTTGACAAATGCTCCAGCTCCCAGGGCAAACCTCCAGAGGAGACAA gtGCCAGAGACAGTTATGTCCCCAGCACCAATTACTGCTCCAGTTATGAGCCTCACTTCGGAGCCACTAGGGATCCTTTCCTCACAGGCCCCTGTCCCCGGTGCGGGTCGTGCTGCCCCCGGAGCACCAGGAGAACTCGGCCTGCAG CCACAGCCACCAGAGAAGATGGACAGGAAGGACCTGCCCCCAGAGCATCAGTGCTTGAAAACCAGCTTCGAGGCACTTCTACAGCGCTGCTTCCAGTCTGCCACTGACTTA AAGACCAGACGGAAGCTGGAGGAGGCCGCCCAACGTCTTGAATGTCTATATGAGAAGCTCTGCGAGGGGACG CTCTCGCCTCATGTCCTGGCTGGGCTCCATGAGGTTGCCCGATGTGCGGATGCAGGAAGCTTTGAGCAGGGCCTTGCAGTGCATGCCCAGGTGGTGGGCTGCAGCCGCTTCAGCGAGGTCTCCAGCTTTATGCCTGTTCTGAAGGCTGTTCTCACCATTGCTCATAAGCTGCACGTCTAA